From one Rhodamnia argentea isolate NSW1041297 chromosome 1, ASM2092103v1, whole genome shotgun sequence genomic stretch:
- the LOC115753599 gene encoding protein TIME FOR COFFEE isoform X2, whose amino-acid sequence MDRNREARRATMTASNGLPRRRHRTSLRDSPEEDGPVELGETARLRDRGSSGKKDRDRDRDRERDRDRDRFSRSGKRRRGDRLMLNREDGGEESSEESVNDEDEEDEDDGSGSGHHVRILPPSSQANSLSSSSAAAALNNHARRSFPPAAKVFRTTPWKAADEMIGVSVPRKARSASTKRSHEWVSASGHLVGGDQILGQASTSPVRPSLAATTASPVRPLSPFSSSASARKKLKPNGPKQRPPKSSSKSTSSAQDEIEIEIAEVLYGMGRQSQGPSKNEALGSDLVKFDSREENNSTGDAKSRISSPISNSQSGAPLSSVLPQNSGSSAPPPLTAIAPKRKKPRPVKYEDETPPMFPVRSSPISSTKAEVDQKAKIEAASPNMEKALGFTGEENGASVDLAKSQPAPVSLENQPEPMKLEGFPALDSKLLTEEPESRDATTAKEEPPSPKKESSGLQLDDDRVDKTATKSNCGNPEIEKQREEKFQIDLMAPPPSRSSPERDGDIDFPAVDPKSMVSNMRTPLSRDDEKTTTKVGKEEAVNAEAEAVKAMAVDAESHKPVVHKVKNIDLQLDLEKADGGAGSASVNKLNQPVHKQQQQSLTEKSAQTPNSLTFPMSVAGWPGGLPPMGYMGPLGGVVSMDGSTVASAAIQPPQLLFSQPRPKRCATHCYIARNINFHQQFTRINPFWPAAAGSASLYGTKPCNLSVVPSPELHGNLTSARNMNALPEKGQNLAIFPGKEKASQSANSIDAPQRKQILLQQTLPPGAPSNILHGPALFFPLSQQHAAAAAAASVRPGPAKSPNVGGAASAGASTSTSSGNSAAAAATATAMSFNYPNMPGGETQYLAILQNNAYPFPVPTHVGAAPAYRGSHAQAMPFFNGSFYPSQMLHPSQLQQQSPAQLPQSQQGHPNTSISSSSSSTQKHLQNQQQRPHSSNGNLPGYPSAKTQQAQQLQLQHNQHAPHQVRALESEGGEDSPSTADSRVARANMSIYSQNFTLPITTGNFALMTPAQLGAANGTSSTPGEKKQQQQQQLLPQQQGPKSGMESLPSQAFAMSFSSINSSASAHGLDIITQNHAILQSIPEANRHNYQIMAAAQQKKNHRASDEGRTGGNDASNEDERKPLAGKTPATIGQSIAFSRPDLADTSVSALPGSNVVDSSARTLNLGSAAARTSGSVIPAVVSTLSGPTSQQQLQRNQQQQQMIQLHKQQQFAAAAVAAARSKSPVTSNGSVYVDHLPPSSAAASKFPSSLSSFSQNLIQTGSAQSQSTQWKGSIRPATSHVPSSLTTTSTSSLKNLPQQQGRTAQGQTHISFAANSKSPNALQGQQIPNSSQSPSSPVVVGSPTTSMSKSAGGSPRTATSSSTGNKSAQASSLQAQVKNPSSVPSRKSSPVGTGNVPSILGSSQVTSSSSGGTKHPQQLPKQPLQQAHQLFFSHPYVQVQPPHSTNSTSTASAANAYYHQRRPPDQQSKSQQPQGSAATSSSGMLSLCTPITLANASTCDPVKAVAASNNMKGGGGLPTQSILHAAQFTVAQPSGSPHQLVPAGFQYIHPVPNAVQVKPAEQKQPAAREEV is encoded by the exons ATGGACAGGAACAGAGAAGCCAGAAGAGCTACTATGACAGCTTCTAATGGCTTGCCTAGACGAAGACACAGGACTAGTCTCCGAGACTCTCCAG AGGAAGACGGACCGGTCGAGCTCGGGGAGACGGCGAGGCTGAGAGATCGAGGAAGCAGCGGCAAGAAGGACAGGGaccgagatcgagatcgagagcgGGACCGAGACAGAGATCGGTTCTCGAGGAgcgggaagaggaggagaggcgACAGGCTGATGCTGAACAGAGAGGACGGAGGCGAGGAGAGCTCGGAGGAGAGTGTGaacgacgaggacgaggaggatgaggaCGACGGGAGCGGGAGCGGCCACCACGTGAGGATACTCCCACCGTCCAGCCAGGCGAACTCGCTCTCGTCTTCTTCTGCAGCTGCAGCTTTGAACAACCACGCCCGCCGGAGCTTTCCACCGGCGGCGAAGGTCTTTCGGACGACGCCGTGGAAAGCGGCCGATGAGATGATCGGCGTCTCGGTGCCAAGGAAGGCTCGGTCAG CTTCGACGAAGAGGTCCCACGAGTGGGTTTCAGCCAGTGGTCATTTGGTCGGCGGCGACCAAATCCTCGGACAGGCTTCTACCTCGCCTGTGAGGCCGAGTCTCGCAGCTACGACGGCCTCTCCAGTGCGGCCACTTTCGCCTTTTTCTTCGAGTGCTTCGGCTCGAAAGAAGTTg AAGCCGAACGGACCAAAGCAGAGACCTCCAAAGTCGTCCTCAAAGTCGACATCTTCAGCTCAAGATGAAATCGAGATCGAGATTGCGGAGGTTTTGTACGGAATGGGGAGGCAGTCTCAGGGTCCTTCGAAGAATGAAGCCTTGGGAAGCGATTTGGTGAAGTTTGACTCGAGAGAAGAGAATAATTCCACCGGAGATGCAAAGTCCCGAATTTCATCTCCCATCTCGAACTCTCAATCTGGCGCTCCACTGTCATCAGTTTTGCCCCAAAATTCCGGTTCATCTGCCCCTCCTCCCTTGACGGCTATCG CACCCAAGAGGAAAAAGCCTCGTCCGGTGAAGTACGAGGATGAAACGCCGCCGATGTTTCCAGTTAGGAGTAGCCCCATCTCCTCAACCAAAGCCGAAGTCGACCAGAAGGCCAAGATCGAAGCCGCCTCACCAAATATGGAGAAAGCACTTGGATTCACAGGGGAAGAAAATGGAGCTTCTGTTGATTTGGCCAAATCTCAACCTGCTCCAGTGTCGTTGGAGAACCAACCAGAGCCGATGAAGCTGGAAGGCTTCCCGGCACTGGATTCCAAGCTTTTAACTGAAGAACCGGAGAGCAGAGATGCAACTACGGCTAAGGAAGAGCCTCCGTCGCCCAAAAAAGAATCTTCCGGTCTCCAATTGGATGATGACCGTGTGGATAAGACAGCAACAAAATC GAACTGTGGAAATCCAGAGATTGAGAAACAGCGAGAAGAGAAGTTTCAGATAGATCTGATG GCTCCTCCTCCGTCGAGATCATCTCCAGAAAGGGACGGTGATATTGATTTTCCAGCAGTAGATCCAAAGTCTATGGTGTCAAATATGAGAACT CCCTTGTCGAGAGATGATGAGAAGACAACCACCAAGGTTGGAAAGGAAGAAGCAGTAAATGCAGAAGCTGAGGCGGTGAAAGCGATGGCTGTGGATGCTGAATCGCATAAGCCCGTCGTTCATAAGGTGAAGAATATTGATCTCCAGCTCGATTTAGAGAAGGCTGATGGAGGAGCGGGCAGTGCAAGTGTTAACAAGCTTAATCAGCCCGTCCATAAGCAGCAACAGCAGTCTCTCACTGAGAAATCTG CTCAAACCCCTAATTCTTTAACTTTCCCAATGTCCGTAGCTGGATGGCCTGGCGGGCTTCCACCCATGGG ATACATGGGACCATTAGGAGGAGTTGTATCCATGGATGGGAGTACCGTTGCTTCTGCTGCAATCCAG CCACCGCAATTGCTTTTTAGTCAGCCGCGTCCGAAAAGGTGCGCCACCCATTGCTACATTGCTCGGAATATTAATTTTCACCAGCAATTCACAAGGATCAATCCCTTCTGGCCGGCAGCTGCTGGTTCGGCTTCGCTTTATGGGACCAAGCCCTGCAATCTCAGTGTGGTTCCATCCCCTGAGTTGCATGGAAATTTAACATCCGCTAGAAATATGAATGCACTTCCGGAGAAGGGTCAAAATCTTGCCATCTTCCCTGGTAAAGAGAAGGCATCTCAGTCCGCAAATAGTATTGATGCTCCTCAAAGAAAGCAAATTTTGCTCCAGCAAACTCTGCCTCCTGGAGCACCTAGCAATATTCTG CATGGCCCTGCTTTATTCTTCCCTCTGAGCCAGCAAcatgcagcagcagcagctgctgcTTCTGTCCGACCTGGACCTGCAAAGTCCCCAAATGTAGGTGGTGCGGCTTCAGCTGGCGCTTCCACATCCACCTCAAGTGGCAACTCTGCTGCAGCTGCAGCTACAGCAACAGCAATGAGCTTCAACTATCCAAATATGCCCGGAGGTGAAACTCAGTACTTGGCGATTTTGCAGAATAATGCATATCCATTTCCTGTGCCCACTCATGTTGGGGCTGCGCCAGCTTACCGAGGGTCCCATGCTCAGGCGATGCCCTTCTTCAATGGTTCATTCTACCCTTCTCAAATGCTTCACCCTTCGCAGCTCCAGCAGCAATCGCCTGCTCAATTACCACAGTCGCAACAGGGTCATCCTAACACTAGCATTTCCAGTAGTTCATCATCGACCCAGAAGCACTTACAAAATCAGCAGCAGAGACCGCACAGCAGTAATGGAAACTTGCCCGGCTATCCTTCTGCTAAAACCCAGCAAGCACAGCAACTGCAGCTGCAGCACAATCAACATGCGCCTCATCAAGTTCGCGCCCTGGAATCCGAGGGTGGTGAAGATAGCCCTTCAACAGCTGATAGTCGAGTCGCGCGTGCTAACATGAGCATCTACAGTCAGAATTTCACTCTGCCCATAACTACTGGGAACTTTGCTCTGATGACCCCTGCTCAATTGGGTGCAGCCAATGGCACCAGCAGCACTCCCGgagagaagaagcagcagcagcagcagcagctgcttCCACAACAGCAGGGTCCAAAATCTGGAATGGAGTCGTTGCCATCTCAGGCTTTTGCAATGTCATTCTCCTCCATTAATAGTTCAGCGTCTGCGCATGGCCTCGACATAATCACGCAGAATCATGCCATTCTCCAGAGCATCCCTGAAGCCAATAGGCATAATTATCAGATCATGGCTGCTGCACAGCAGAAGAAGAATCACCGGGCTTCTGATGAAGGTAGGACGGGAGGTAATGATGCTTCCAATGAAGATGAAAGAAAGCCACTTGCTGGGAAAACTCCGGCGACAATCGGgcaatctattgcattttcgcGGCCCGATCTGGCTGATACTTCAGTTTCCGCGTTGCCTGGCAGTAATGTCGTTGATAGTTCTGCCCGAACCCTAAACCTTGGTTCTGCTGCTGCGCGAACTTCCGGTTCAGTAATACCGGCTGTTGTGAGCACCCTCAGTGGACCCACTTCCCAGCAGCAACTTCAGCGGAAtcaacagcagcagcagatgATTCAACTCCACAAGCAGCAGCAGTTTGCTGCTGCAGCTGTAGCTGCAGCTCGGAGCAAGTCACCTGTGACTAGCAACGGAAGTGTGTATGTCGATCATCTTCCTCCATCTTCTGCAGCTGCCTCCAAATTTCCCAGTTCTCTgtcttcattttcccaaaatCTGATTCAAACAGGTTCCGCTCAAAGTCAGTCTACCCAATGGAAGGGTTCAATTCGTCCAGCTACATCTCATGTTCCATCATCtctcaccaccacctccacatCATCCCTTAAAAATCTTCCACAACAGCAGGGCCGAACAGCGCAAGGCCAGACACACATCTCCTTCGCAGCCAACTCCAAATCCCCTAATGCCCTACAGGGTCAACAAATTCCTAATAGTAGTCAATCTCCATCTTCTCCTGTGGTGGTTGGATCACCAACTACTTCAATGTCTAAGAGCGCTGGTGGAAGCCCAAGGACTGCTACTTCATCCTCTACGGGCAACAAATCTGCGCAAGCTTCCTCATTGCAAGCACAAGTGAAGAACCCCTCATCGGTGCCTAGTCGCAAGTCATCGCCCGTTGGCACGGGGAATGTACCGTCGATCTTGGGGAGCTCGCAGGTGACATCTTCCTCGAGTGGAGGAACCAAACACCCGCAACAGCTTCCAAAGCAGCCATTGCAGCAGGCACACcagcttttcttttctcatcCTTATGTGCAGGTTCAACCTCCTCATTCGACAAATTCAACTTCAACAGCCTCTGCTGCCAATGCCTATTATCATCAGAGAAGACCGCCCGACCAACAGTCCAAATCCCAGCAACCACAAGGCTCAGCAGCAACTTCCTCATCGGGCATGTTGTCGCTTTGTACCCCCATTACGCTTGCTAATGCTAGCACTTGTGATCCTGTAAAAGCTGTTGCTGCGAGTAATAACATGAAGGGAGGAGGTGGATTGCCCACGCAGAGTATTCTCCATGCCGCTCAGTTCACTGTCGCACAGCCATCCGGCAGCCCGCATCAGCTTGTACCAGCTGGGTTCCAGTATATTCATCCTGTTCCAAATGCGGTGCAGGTGAAACCAGCCGAACAAAAGCAGCCTGCTG CGCGGGAAGAAGTGTGA
- the LOC115753599 gene encoding protein TIME FOR COFFEE isoform X1 — MDRNREARRATMTASNGLPRRRHRTSLRDSPEEDGPVELGETARLRDRGSSGKKDRDRDRDRERDRDRDRFSRSGKRRRGDRLMLNREDGGEESSEESVNDEDEEDEDDGSGSGHHVRILPPSSQANSLSSSSAAAALNNHARRSFPPAAKVFRTTPWKAADEMIGVSVPRKARSASTKRSHEWVSASGHLVGGDQILGQASTSPVRPSLAATTASPVRPLSPFSSSASARKKLKPNGPKQRPPKSSSKSTSSAQDEIEIEIAEVLYGMGRQSQGPSKNEALGSDLVKFDSREENNSTGDAKSRISSPISNSQSGAPLSSVLPQNSGSSAPPPLTAIAPKRKKPRPVKYEDETPPMFPVRSSPISSTKAEVDQKAKIEAASPNMEKALGFTGEENGASVDLAKSQPAPVSLENQPEPMKLEGFPALDSKLLTEEPESRDATTAKEEPPSPKKESSGLQLDDDRVDKTATKSNCGNPEIEKQREEKFQIDLMAPPPSRSSPERDGDIDFPAVDPKSMVSNMRTPLSRDDEKTTTKVGKEEAVNAEAEAVKAMAVDAESHKPVVHKVKNIDLQLDLEKADGGAGSASVNKLNQPVHKQQQQSLTEKSAQTPNSLTFPMSVAGWPGGLPPMGRYMGPLGGVVSMDGSTVASAAIQPPQLLFSQPRPKRCATHCYIARNINFHQQFTRINPFWPAAAGSASLYGTKPCNLSVVPSPELHGNLTSARNMNALPEKGQNLAIFPGKEKASQSANSIDAPQRKQILLQQTLPPGAPSNILHGPALFFPLSQQHAAAAAAASVRPGPAKSPNVGGAASAGASTSTSSGNSAAAAATATAMSFNYPNMPGGETQYLAILQNNAYPFPVPTHVGAAPAYRGSHAQAMPFFNGSFYPSQMLHPSQLQQQSPAQLPQSQQGHPNTSISSSSSSTQKHLQNQQQRPHSSNGNLPGYPSAKTQQAQQLQLQHNQHAPHQVRALESEGGEDSPSTADSRVARANMSIYSQNFTLPITTGNFALMTPAQLGAANGTSSTPGEKKQQQQQQLLPQQQGPKSGMESLPSQAFAMSFSSINSSASAHGLDIITQNHAILQSIPEANRHNYQIMAAAQQKKNHRASDEGRTGGNDASNEDERKPLAGKTPATIGQSIAFSRPDLADTSVSALPGSNVVDSSARTLNLGSAAARTSGSVIPAVVSTLSGPTSQQQLQRNQQQQQMIQLHKQQQFAAAAVAAARSKSPVTSNGSVYVDHLPPSSAAASKFPSSLSSFSQNLIQTGSAQSQSTQWKGSIRPATSHVPSSLTTTSTSSLKNLPQQQGRTAQGQTHISFAANSKSPNALQGQQIPNSSQSPSSPVVVGSPTTSMSKSAGGSPRTATSSSTGNKSAQASSLQAQVKNPSSVPSRKSSPVGTGNVPSILGSSQVTSSSSGGTKHPQQLPKQPLQQAHQLFFSHPYVQVQPPHSTNSTSTASAANAYYHQRRPPDQQSKSQQPQGSAATSSSGMLSLCTPITLANASTCDPVKAVAASNNMKGGGGLPTQSILHAAQFTVAQPSGSPHQLVPAGFQYIHPVPNAVQVKPAEQKQPAAREEV, encoded by the exons ATGGACAGGAACAGAGAAGCCAGAAGAGCTACTATGACAGCTTCTAATGGCTTGCCTAGACGAAGACACAGGACTAGTCTCCGAGACTCTCCAG AGGAAGACGGACCGGTCGAGCTCGGGGAGACGGCGAGGCTGAGAGATCGAGGAAGCAGCGGCAAGAAGGACAGGGaccgagatcgagatcgagagcgGGACCGAGACAGAGATCGGTTCTCGAGGAgcgggaagaggaggagaggcgACAGGCTGATGCTGAACAGAGAGGACGGAGGCGAGGAGAGCTCGGAGGAGAGTGTGaacgacgaggacgaggaggatgaggaCGACGGGAGCGGGAGCGGCCACCACGTGAGGATACTCCCACCGTCCAGCCAGGCGAACTCGCTCTCGTCTTCTTCTGCAGCTGCAGCTTTGAACAACCACGCCCGCCGGAGCTTTCCACCGGCGGCGAAGGTCTTTCGGACGACGCCGTGGAAAGCGGCCGATGAGATGATCGGCGTCTCGGTGCCAAGGAAGGCTCGGTCAG CTTCGACGAAGAGGTCCCACGAGTGGGTTTCAGCCAGTGGTCATTTGGTCGGCGGCGACCAAATCCTCGGACAGGCTTCTACCTCGCCTGTGAGGCCGAGTCTCGCAGCTACGACGGCCTCTCCAGTGCGGCCACTTTCGCCTTTTTCTTCGAGTGCTTCGGCTCGAAAGAAGTTg AAGCCGAACGGACCAAAGCAGAGACCTCCAAAGTCGTCCTCAAAGTCGACATCTTCAGCTCAAGATGAAATCGAGATCGAGATTGCGGAGGTTTTGTACGGAATGGGGAGGCAGTCTCAGGGTCCTTCGAAGAATGAAGCCTTGGGAAGCGATTTGGTGAAGTTTGACTCGAGAGAAGAGAATAATTCCACCGGAGATGCAAAGTCCCGAATTTCATCTCCCATCTCGAACTCTCAATCTGGCGCTCCACTGTCATCAGTTTTGCCCCAAAATTCCGGTTCATCTGCCCCTCCTCCCTTGACGGCTATCG CACCCAAGAGGAAAAAGCCTCGTCCGGTGAAGTACGAGGATGAAACGCCGCCGATGTTTCCAGTTAGGAGTAGCCCCATCTCCTCAACCAAAGCCGAAGTCGACCAGAAGGCCAAGATCGAAGCCGCCTCACCAAATATGGAGAAAGCACTTGGATTCACAGGGGAAGAAAATGGAGCTTCTGTTGATTTGGCCAAATCTCAACCTGCTCCAGTGTCGTTGGAGAACCAACCAGAGCCGATGAAGCTGGAAGGCTTCCCGGCACTGGATTCCAAGCTTTTAACTGAAGAACCGGAGAGCAGAGATGCAACTACGGCTAAGGAAGAGCCTCCGTCGCCCAAAAAAGAATCTTCCGGTCTCCAATTGGATGATGACCGTGTGGATAAGACAGCAACAAAATC GAACTGTGGAAATCCAGAGATTGAGAAACAGCGAGAAGAGAAGTTTCAGATAGATCTGATG GCTCCTCCTCCGTCGAGATCATCTCCAGAAAGGGACGGTGATATTGATTTTCCAGCAGTAGATCCAAAGTCTATGGTGTCAAATATGAGAACT CCCTTGTCGAGAGATGATGAGAAGACAACCACCAAGGTTGGAAAGGAAGAAGCAGTAAATGCAGAAGCTGAGGCGGTGAAAGCGATGGCTGTGGATGCTGAATCGCATAAGCCCGTCGTTCATAAGGTGAAGAATATTGATCTCCAGCTCGATTTAGAGAAGGCTGATGGAGGAGCGGGCAGTGCAAGTGTTAACAAGCTTAATCAGCCCGTCCATAAGCAGCAACAGCAGTCTCTCACTGAGAAATCTG CTCAAACCCCTAATTCTTTAACTTTCCCAATGTCCGTAGCTGGATGGCCTGGCGGGCTTCCACCCATGGG CAGATACATGGGACCATTAGGAGGAGTTGTATCCATGGATGGGAGTACCGTTGCTTCTGCTGCAATCCAG CCACCGCAATTGCTTTTTAGTCAGCCGCGTCCGAAAAGGTGCGCCACCCATTGCTACATTGCTCGGAATATTAATTTTCACCAGCAATTCACAAGGATCAATCCCTTCTGGCCGGCAGCTGCTGGTTCGGCTTCGCTTTATGGGACCAAGCCCTGCAATCTCAGTGTGGTTCCATCCCCTGAGTTGCATGGAAATTTAACATCCGCTAGAAATATGAATGCACTTCCGGAGAAGGGTCAAAATCTTGCCATCTTCCCTGGTAAAGAGAAGGCATCTCAGTCCGCAAATAGTATTGATGCTCCTCAAAGAAAGCAAATTTTGCTCCAGCAAACTCTGCCTCCTGGAGCACCTAGCAATATTCTG CATGGCCCTGCTTTATTCTTCCCTCTGAGCCAGCAAcatgcagcagcagcagctgctgcTTCTGTCCGACCTGGACCTGCAAAGTCCCCAAATGTAGGTGGTGCGGCTTCAGCTGGCGCTTCCACATCCACCTCAAGTGGCAACTCTGCTGCAGCTGCAGCTACAGCAACAGCAATGAGCTTCAACTATCCAAATATGCCCGGAGGTGAAACTCAGTACTTGGCGATTTTGCAGAATAATGCATATCCATTTCCTGTGCCCACTCATGTTGGGGCTGCGCCAGCTTACCGAGGGTCCCATGCTCAGGCGATGCCCTTCTTCAATGGTTCATTCTACCCTTCTCAAATGCTTCACCCTTCGCAGCTCCAGCAGCAATCGCCTGCTCAATTACCACAGTCGCAACAGGGTCATCCTAACACTAGCATTTCCAGTAGTTCATCATCGACCCAGAAGCACTTACAAAATCAGCAGCAGAGACCGCACAGCAGTAATGGAAACTTGCCCGGCTATCCTTCTGCTAAAACCCAGCAAGCACAGCAACTGCAGCTGCAGCACAATCAACATGCGCCTCATCAAGTTCGCGCCCTGGAATCCGAGGGTGGTGAAGATAGCCCTTCAACAGCTGATAGTCGAGTCGCGCGTGCTAACATGAGCATCTACAGTCAGAATTTCACTCTGCCCATAACTACTGGGAACTTTGCTCTGATGACCCCTGCTCAATTGGGTGCAGCCAATGGCACCAGCAGCACTCCCGgagagaagaagcagcagcagcagcagcagctgcttCCACAACAGCAGGGTCCAAAATCTGGAATGGAGTCGTTGCCATCTCAGGCTTTTGCAATGTCATTCTCCTCCATTAATAGTTCAGCGTCTGCGCATGGCCTCGACATAATCACGCAGAATCATGCCATTCTCCAGAGCATCCCTGAAGCCAATAGGCATAATTATCAGATCATGGCTGCTGCACAGCAGAAGAAGAATCACCGGGCTTCTGATGAAGGTAGGACGGGAGGTAATGATGCTTCCAATGAAGATGAAAGAAAGCCACTTGCTGGGAAAACTCCGGCGACAATCGGgcaatctattgcattttcgcGGCCCGATCTGGCTGATACTTCAGTTTCCGCGTTGCCTGGCAGTAATGTCGTTGATAGTTCTGCCCGAACCCTAAACCTTGGTTCTGCTGCTGCGCGAACTTCCGGTTCAGTAATACCGGCTGTTGTGAGCACCCTCAGTGGACCCACTTCCCAGCAGCAACTTCAGCGGAAtcaacagcagcagcagatgATTCAACTCCACAAGCAGCAGCAGTTTGCTGCTGCAGCTGTAGCTGCAGCTCGGAGCAAGTCACCTGTGACTAGCAACGGAAGTGTGTATGTCGATCATCTTCCTCCATCTTCTGCAGCTGCCTCCAAATTTCCCAGTTCTCTgtcttcattttcccaaaatCTGATTCAAACAGGTTCCGCTCAAAGTCAGTCTACCCAATGGAAGGGTTCAATTCGTCCAGCTACATCTCATGTTCCATCATCtctcaccaccacctccacatCATCCCTTAAAAATCTTCCACAACAGCAGGGCCGAACAGCGCAAGGCCAGACACACATCTCCTTCGCAGCCAACTCCAAATCCCCTAATGCCCTACAGGGTCAACAAATTCCTAATAGTAGTCAATCTCCATCTTCTCCTGTGGTGGTTGGATCACCAACTACTTCAATGTCTAAGAGCGCTGGTGGAAGCCCAAGGACTGCTACTTCATCCTCTACGGGCAACAAATCTGCGCAAGCTTCCTCATTGCAAGCACAAGTGAAGAACCCCTCATCGGTGCCTAGTCGCAAGTCATCGCCCGTTGGCACGGGGAATGTACCGTCGATCTTGGGGAGCTCGCAGGTGACATCTTCCTCGAGTGGAGGAACCAAACACCCGCAACAGCTTCCAAAGCAGCCATTGCAGCAGGCACACcagcttttcttttctcatcCTTATGTGCAGGTTCAACCTCCTCATTCGACAAATTCAACTTCAACAGCCTCTGCTGCCAATGCCTATTATCATCAGAGAAGACCGCCCGACCAACAGTCCAAATCCCAGCAACCACAAGGCTCAGCAGCAACTTCCTCATCGGGCATGTTGTCGCTTTGTACCCCCATTACGCTTGCTAATGCTAGCACTTGTGATCCTGTAAAAGCTGTTGCTGCGAGTAATAACATGAAGGGAGGAGGTGGATTGCCCACGCAGAGTATTCTCCATGCCGCTCAGTTCACTGTCGCACAGCCATCCGGCAGCCCGCATCAGCTTGTACCAGCTGGGTTCCAGTATATTCATCCTGTTCCAAATGCGGTGCAGGTGAAACCAGCCGAACAAAAGCAGCCTGCTG CGCGGGAAGAAGTGTGA